Part of the Juglans regia cultivar Chandler chromosome 14, Walnut 2.0, whole genome shotgun sequence genome, ATGAACAGAACTCCATAAGCTTCTCACAATTTTCCTATTGTTCAACTTCAACTTTTGTCTCCTGTAGACATACAATATCTGCCTTCCACTCATGAAACCAATTTCTAATCTGCAAACATTTATTTACTTCGTTGAGCCTGTGGACGTTCCTCGACACAATTTTGGGTCTCATTGGAAAAAAGGCCAGCTCCTTCCCTTTTGACCTGCCCCTGCTTCTGCTTCCCTCAGTAATCATTGACCACTTTAACCTGTTGAGCTCCCGCTGTTTTTTGGAGTTAGCTTTACTTTGGGGTTTATGCCCCTTTTCAAGGGCTGTGAGCAAGGCCATAAACTGTTCCTCGTAGCCTTCATATCCCAAGCCCACGAATTCTTGAATAGCTTTTACTGTATCAAAGACCCAATCCGAGGCCTCAAGAAGGCCAGGATACATAAAGTTCAAAGGCAAAGGATCTACCTCCCTGCTGTCCACCAAAATAATTTCATCCAGGTGCTCACCCTTGATTTGAACAGTACTTTGCGAGGGCACCAATTCCACCCCATTAGAGTGCCAAGAATCTACAGAATCCACCCCATCAAAGTGCTCCAATTCCACCCCAACAGACTCTTCAACAACCTGGACAGAGAGATTCGCCGGcgtcacctcctcctcctcactgCTCGTTGGCATTTTTTGGCAACCACGTGGCAAAGCACAACCACCAAAAAGGGTCGGAGAGCCCTTCGAAACCTCAACAGCTTGCATAGAGAGGCTCGCCGGTGTCTCCCCCTCATCCTCGCCCCTCATCGACGAGGCCTGGCCCCCACCCGGTAGAGAACAGCCAGCAGAAAGCGTCATTGGCGTCATCTGGCACCCACGCGGCAAAGAACAACCACCTAAAAGGGTCGGAGAGCCCTTTGCAACCTCGACAGCCTGCATAAAGAGGCTTGCCGGCGTCTCACCCTCTTCCTTGCACCTCATCAGCACGGTCTGGCCCCTTCCCGATAGAGGACAGCCACCCAAGAGAGTTGAAGTGCCCTTTGCTACAACTAACGACGAACTCCGAGCTTCCCGCACGTGAGAACTGTCAACGGAAATCGCCACCATCAAAGTCGGCATGTTCTGTCTACCCGCCGGCATCTCCACCTGTGTCGACGAGTGCAGCAGCGAGGTCATCAATGGCAACCCACCGTAGGGAGCAGCCCTACTGTTGTCGCTGCCCTTTTGCTGAAGGCTAGGCTGAGGTCCAAACTGGCCCACTCCACAGGGATGCCTCACTTGGCTACCTCCAGCTGGGCCCATGGGCTGAGACCCACCCAAGAGAAGGGGCCCCATAACTGGGCCCGAGGACTGAGGCCCTGCTATCTTGATCCACTAAGGCCCTTCCTATTATTCTGTTTAAAAGGCTTTTGCACCAGGCCCGGTCCCTTATCGTTACAAGGGGTGATctcggttcggtctggtcctgTCTTGGGCGATTTtgtggaccggactggacctaTTTGGTCCAAGATTTctccaccctggaccggaccgagtcACGTATAGGACCGGTCCGATTCGGTcaatttcggtccggtccggtccagtcggtctggacatgcctaaaatgggccattcagcccatctaaatctgATTCTTTTTGggcccaatttcaattattttcggcccacttcaaattttgtacatattttttagctaaaactactaaaaaatacttgatcttgaaaaatataatgataaaaaaaactaatctatataaaaaactaaaaaaaaaatacaaaagttattataaattacaaattataatctaaaactTAACAACTTAAGTACTTAACATATAATGGGTAATTTATAGAGCTTTGAAAGaccaaaatattagaacaaGGTTGAAAGTTCGCATCAACAAAACTGGTTAGTTATATTCTAGCCAGTTTTTAAAGAGGAGTGACGTTCATATTTGCTTAACTATTGGAGCTCAAGTTCCCATGTAAGAAATCCCTGCAATCAAATTTATGCAATTAAGCAAAAGTTGCCAAGGACCCAAAATGAAAACACTAAAAGCCACATTGAAATTATCTTATATGCTTTGGTTTGATTATGCAATAACAGAATAAAATCttgtcaagaaaaataattcttattcAACCGCCAAAAGGGGAAAACAGCCATTTCCTCATTATGCAAATATGGAATCAATCAATGAAGTATCCGAATACAtatgccataaaaaaaaatgaaaaagctatggaaaactcatctcaattacTATAGCCAAAACCAAcccataatttcttttttttaatcccaATTGACTGCATAATATGGAAATTTCTATAAATGTAAGATGTGTTGCAATCTACAGGGAAGAAAAGAAGCATAATAcaagaaggaaaatgaattGTAAGGTTAAAGGACTTAGTACAGTGGCATCAAGTATAAGAAAGGTAGCAAAGATTTAGAACAGTGGACGTTCAAGAAACAGTAAGATTACATAAACTTATAGCCTAAAGGAGGAAATGAAACAGGATATCATGGCATCAGATTACATTCTAGGTACATTAATATTCTTGTAAAATACCACATGAAGATCAGGAATACCACATGAAGATTAGGACATAATTTCTGTCCATGAAAGGCTTCTTAGGGCCAATGCCAAAGACTATGGAAGGTACGATCCAGCGCTAGCTCATGTTAAGCCTCCTTTCAAACTCATACCCAACTGATGTTTTAGTCATTAAGATTGGCAGTCATGTGCAGGAGTGACAATAGTATCTAAATAAATGAAGTAGATCATGATCCATTATATTATATGGCATATAAAAACCATATATACTAAGTTTTGAACCCTCATATATAatgggttatatatatatagcttgttTAGATAAAGTACTGCATCATGTATCCAATCTATCTGCAATGAGCATTAATTTAGTGCCCAATGTGCAACATCATGATTCTTGCTCACCTACAAGAATAAGGAACAATAAACACTTCACATGGAACACAATCCCCACATGCATCCCactaaacaaaaatatacaGATTAATCAATCATAACCCACATAAAGAGATCATCAGAGCCTGGCTTACCAACAATCTTCTCACCTCTTTAGTTTTTAATCAACATTGGGTGTAGGGCCAGTAGGCATTGAATTTGACGCATCCACAAAATCAACAAAGTTCGGGTCCccaacaagttctatccataaaaatttaaaacaaaacaaatcaaataaagttacataacatagaagataaaacaaaataaaccacaaaagatatcaaaggtaattttattacatacccATATCGAGTTGCTTCTCAAATTCCTccacttcatccattaaagtcctaagacttattggagtagaagaagaatgaagccaattttgtgcacatatgagaccctcaacactcattggatttaaactaCTTCGGAAAGGGTCAAGTACACGACCCGCAGTGCTAAATGTAAATTTAGAGGCCAcagtagataccggtattgTAAGTACATTGCGTGCAACCTTTGAAAGTACGCAATATCTAGCTGAATTCACATTCGACCaaattagaaggtcaaaactatcatcttcatcctcacatcTTTCAGCTAGATATCTAACAACCTCTGACTTACTTTCCAAGCTGTCTTCTGACTGCAACTGTTGCTTAAATTCGGCCATCAAATTTGCCTTTCTACTCGCCACCTTGTCAGCTGAAGGAGCTACATCTTCATGTTGGAAACTTGTGCGTTGAGGAGAATACCCTTCTTCATTTTCCCTGTTTGCCTCATACATGcggataaatgcatttttcaccttccaactgaaatcaattttttttgtatgatcaCGTGCATACATTTttaagataggtggagttccacctagtcggtACATCTAGGCAAACTTGGCTTTTAGATTGAATCTCTTCCAACCCCACACATTTCTTaaatgtactccacctttgaggggaggatttaacatacttcacaacaccCATCACCTTcgcaatagactcatcatactCTTTTAACCCCCCACGaacaattaagttcaaaatgtgggcacaacatcgaacatgcaagaattcatgttctAAGATCGTGTCTTTcctatactttgttttttttttcaaataagaaacaaccccattattagaacttgcattatcaagtgtgagtGCAAGTATTTCTGGTCGcccccaatcatgcaaacacatctctaTGCCTTTACCAAgggtatcacccttgtgattttcaaccaaacaaaaggaaagaatcctCTTGTGTAACTTCtagtcatcatcaataaagtgtgctGTGAGACATATATAGTTTAGATTTTGCACGGATATCCATGTATCCGTAGTGAGAGAAACTTGCAGCCCTCGAagagcatttctcaacttttatttttccttaaaaaacaaattaaagtaaTCCTTGGCAACCGTCATACGGGATGGAATCCTGACCCACTTAGGAcaaaccacaagcataaacttcctgaaaccctccccttcagcatgcctaaagggcaactcatcaagaataatcatctctgcTTAGGCTTAtcggcaagcctcaacactaaatgcaataggcacaagtcccccactaccactaccacttcctccctccaccttccaacCTAGAGTAGTCTCGTATTTATCCGTCTTTTTATAcggacatttcttacattgatgctcaatgtgatacttcatgtttttcgtaccattggtcttcgtatcacatgcatacgaatcaccacaataattacaagcagccctaggtttacttggatcaccttttggtatttttgtaaagtgatttCAAACAAAAGACCTAACTCTACCTCTTTGTGACCCACCAACTGATTGATCACTTATATTggatgggggtgggggtgggggtggatgCATGTTTGGTGTTGACTCTTGCACATCATTTGTAGACGACTCCATCTATAAAAAGGACAAAAGgacaaaataattagaaaacaaatattaatagttAAGGAGGTTCAATAAACAATGGACAGTTTCCAACAATAAAATGACACTTTAAAGCAACTTCTATATGCCAAAAAATTATCAGACAATTCCTATATATAAAGCAATAAAATGACActtctaaatataataaattaccCAGTTGAGTTTTTCATAATACAGCTTTAATGTTGATGCAATCAAATGCACTTTGTACAGGACTACCTAGGAAATTACAgatctaatacaaaatataatttgttcTCATGATCAACTAAATGAAGtaaataactttatattttgtctatcatttttcctatttttcagTCATTACTCATGAATGTTACATGTCTAGTACTTacctattaagaaaaataaaggggCGAAtaggaaattatttttgtacataaatttttgtttactgTCCATAAAGTCATTTTCCACTTTTCCTCAAGTTAAACAATCTAGCAATAAGGAAAAATGGAAGTTATTAATTAAACCAATATCTCCATATTACTCTACTGTTACCTcggttgttttgggatttaagctttcatttattTCAAGAAGTATTTGGCATGCAACTCAACTACGTACTTAATGAAGGACTTATACGGAGGTGGGTTGGTGATGGCAAAAAAATTTATCACAAGGAAACAGATGTTCCCTAGAGCATCAACTACCAAGTAACCAAGCAGATGTTCCctagagcaaaacaaaactatttttatcACAAGGAAACGGAAACATGttcagggagagagagagagagagagagagagagagagagagagagagagagagagagagagagagagagagagagagagtaccaactACCAATCAGGGCCTGCTGCAGTGCTGCGATGGAGGAGACGGAGGGTGGATCGCGATTCGCGGGACGACGGAAGGGCGCTTAGGGTTTGGGGGACAGCAGGAGGGGAATTGGGGAAAACTTGAAAAGAACTGGAAATGAAtttcgggggggggggggattcgGGGAAGACGATAGTCATTAGTTAGGTTATTCcctgaaacggcgccgtttgggtcCAATTTGGACCTAAACGGCGCTGTTTTAGGAGAagttaaattggaaaaaaataactggGTTGCATGAAATGACGCCGTTTCATGCAACCCAGTTATGTTTTTGCCTATAGTgactaaaacggcgccgtttgggtgCAATTTTGTACCCAAACAGTGCCGTTTCTAGTAGCAGCTGAAGTTTTGTAACTTTATAAGTTTATTGTAACTTTATTGTAACTTTATtgtgattcttttatctttttgacacataaattaattaaaaaaattatttaaattagtagaattaaaattaaataaactatttcatgtggtttatttaattaactcattaaaaaaataattaatgataattatatttatgatgttaaatgttaattgctaatttgttactaacttagagtatgtcacATTGTCAATGACTCAAATTCaatgtattataaatttatgataattttcaatttttcaaacttttaagttttacattttgtatatgtaaatttgtaatattattaataaatcattgtttaggtatatcattatataatgaataaatcattgtattagcctattaggtatatatagttataacttataactttgatattaatactatactattatacatatattatgctataataatataacttttataatatgctattaaattattaatactataactcttatatgagtatagttattataacttataatagttatatagttagtacttagtataatataatacttatattatactaaataactatagactataccaatactaaattactaatagaaatagtaatatatatataatgacttatagtgtgtgtacatatatattataatgatatagtgatactgatactatatattatataataatacattaatactatagatttatagtgattagttattatgaatcatgattagtataagttataacgatataatagtattagtattagactattagtaatatactaatattagttatagtgatttagtataagttataactatattataatatttatattataatgatatagtgatactaatactatatgttatataataatacattaatactatagacttatagtgattagttattacttattatgaatcatgattagtataagttataattaactatataatagtattagtattagactattagtaatatactaatattagttatggtgatttagtataagttataactatattataatattagtataagcATAACTATAGtcttagtctatattagactattagtattttcttttaatataccatattagagtctagaagtagagtctagactattaatataatacttgtattagtataaatattagtcttagtataaaattataaatattagtattagactattagttaataattatttaatggtgagttagtgataggaTTGGATTAATtggttaaatgaaaattatataattaatatatataaattattatttttttaaaattttcattcggtccggtcttaAAAACCCTTGGACTGTGAACTGGATTGAATGAAATCGGTCCTATAAAATTTGGACCGAGACCAACCGGGACCATTCCCGATTCCTCCATCCTCTCTCAATGATATGTAACCAACCTCCCTccactaataaaaataatttcgaaTCTATCACCAATCCCTTTGTGAACCCCATCCACACCAGGACGATGACAAAAGATGAGAAAGAAACTTAAGAAGAATAAACTGGAAAAGATCAATAGAAAATTCTACCAATAAACAGAGTATCTTTTGCCATCTTGGTCAatcaaaaaataacttaaaaaaattattaaaatatataatattatattattattttaattttaaaataattaatcctGAATTCATCTAGCCAAAGATTGCCAAactttagacttggcaatgatCTCAATAGGGATAACCATCATTGTAGACCATCTTGCTACCGTGTCCTTCCATCTGCTTCAAGGTAAAAGTCAAAGTCACATCACACAAACGTGTTGATGAAAAAAACGTCGTGAATTGTCAACCACCCTTTATTGACTCAGTTTCGGATGATCATCAATTAAGCTTAAGTAACCACTAATTCCGGTGAACTTGTACATCATTTATTGAGGCCAGGCAGgttaaatgcatgaatgcatggcTCCCAATACTGGGACTATTGAACGACTCAAgacagaaattaaagaaaattcagACAAACTCTTGAACATTTTGCTACATAGTAGTTGGTCATCTCAGGAATTTTTTgacttataaatagtaatataatcgATCTGTTTGAAAGCCGAGTGTTAACTTatttcctctcctctcctctcctctctggCTTCTATGTATACAATGAGGAATAAACCTTTCATTGCAGCCATTTTGCTGCTACTTCGGCTTTTGTGTAGCCTACAACATatgggtctctctctctctccctctctctctctctctttttgcgTTATTCCATGATTACCAAATATAGCAGTACATATTGTTGCCTTTGAAACTCATTTAAATCATTGCTCAATACATTGTGCAGGTGCACAATCCATAGGTGTGTGCTATGGAGGAAGTGGCAATGCAGACAACCTACCACCTGAGTCGGAAGCTGTAAGTCTCTGCAAAACACAAAGCATTGGCAAGATGCGCATTTACTCTCCATATCCAGAAATTCTCGAACCCCTTAGAGATTCCAACATAGAACTCATCGTTGGCGTCCCTAATGACAGCCTTAAAGACCTTGCCGACCCTTCAGCTGCAGTTGATTGGGTCCAGAGGAACATTAAAGACTATTCTTCCAATGTCAAGTTCAAGTATATTGCCGTTGGAAACGAAGTGAATCCAATTGGTGCAGCAGCTCGGTTTGTTCTTCCAGCAATGCAAAACGTTTATAAAGCAATTGCAGATGCTGGTCTACAAAACCAGATCAAGGTCTCAACCGCGGTGGACACAAACTTGTTGGGTGTTTTTGATCCTCCATCGGCAGCTGCTTTCAGTGCCAATGCAGGGCCATTCATGGAGCCAATCATTGGTTTCCTGGTTAGCACTGGAGCGCCACTTCTTGCTAACATCTACCCTTATTTCAGAGTAAAATACAACAACCAACCAGTCCCCTATGCCTTATTTAGTGCAACGGATGTTGTTGTACAAGATGGCAAACTAGAGTACCGAAATCTCTTTGA contains:
- the LOC108994625 gene encoding glucan endo-1,3-beta-glucosidase-like, with protein sequence MYTMRNKPFIAAILLLLRLLCSLQHMGAQSIGVCYGGSGNADNLPPESEAVSLCKTQSIGKMRIYSPYPEILEPLRDSNIELIVGVPNDSLKDLADPSAAVDWVQRNIKDYSSNVKFKYIAVGNEVNPIGAAARFVLPAMQNVYKAIADAGLQNQIKVSTAVDTNLLGVFDPPSAAAFSANAGPFMEPIIGFLVSTGAPLLANIYPYFRVKYNNQPVPYALFSATDVVVQDGKLEYRNLFDALMDALYSAIEKTNGRSLDIVVSESGWPSAGGAVETIENAGTYYRNLVNHVKGGTPKRPGMAIETYLFGLFDENLKEEEIEKHFGLFYPNKQAKYGISFN